The genomic stretch CACAAAAGTCAATTCACTAATAGGTAATTTCTTCGAAATTGGCTTCGTGAAATTTTCCTCATAATGCTTCACCATAGCGGACTTCATCGGCCGCTTTTTGAAAATTTTCCACCAGCTCATTTTGGAATATAATCGGTTTGAAATCGGATTGTAAGCACTTCCTGTATTTGATGGATGGGTGCAAAAGCATTTTTGAGCAATTGCCGCTGTAGCTTGCCCAGTGACCGTGGAGTGATGTACCGACCGGATGTACCACTGGCAATCCCCTCCAATGCCCTTAGCCTCAAAAATATCTCATACGCACTGGCTGCTTCTTCATAAAGTGCCGCATTCTTTGGTTCCAGCAAAGCGAGCTTCTCAAAACGATCGAAGGTATTATTGATTCCCAGTACTTTATGGCTCAGGATAAGTAAGCGTGCAGCGTCTGCCAATGGCATCATCGCCCGGAGTTTGATGTCAAACTGATCCTGGTGTTCCCCGGATTTTTCCACGATAAAATTCTTGAAAAAGCCCAATGGTGGGGGATTGAGCAATGCATTTTTTGCCAGAAAACCCAAAAAAGTTTTCCGCTCCTCGATGACTTGGTAAATATGATGCGTCATATCTTCGGCTAAGGACTTGGCACCATAAACGGCCCTAAAATCAAAGAAAATCGTCGCCTTCATTAATGATTCTTCCTCGGGAAGGTTCACCCAATGGCTGAAATATTCCTTCCAGACAGCAAGTGGTTGGCACCATTTAGGGTTATTTGCCATCACTTCATTTGGACAGGGGTGGAAGCCACAGGCAATCAACGTCTGAATCACGTCTTGGGACAGGGCCTCAAAATAGGCTTTGGTACGCGGCAACTTATCCTCTTCGACATCCTTAAAAACCAGGGCATTGTCCAGGTCAGTGCGTAATAACTGTTCCTGCCTTCCTTCACTTCCCAGCGACAGGAAACAAAATGGCACTTTACTTTCCTCCTGGTAATCTTTATCCAGTTTTTTCCTGGCCAAAAATACCGCCCTTCTGATGATCACATCATTGATTTCTGACAAGATGCTTGCGACAAAATCTATGGCCACTTCATTTTCCAGAAAATAGCCTAATAACGATTCCGCCCGGTCACGGATACCTTTCATTTCCTGCACGTCCCAGGTATTCATAAGTCCGTGAATCAACACCGCGGGGCTGTTGCCATGGGACAAAAACACATCGTGATCGGAGATGATCCCCGTCATTTTACTTTTGTCCGTACCGTCCTCGGTGAGCACCAAGTGATGCAAGCGGTTCTTGATCATGGTCAGGTAAATGCCGGGAAAGTCACTTTCGTGATGCATGGTCAATACCGGCCTGGTCATGATTTGATCCACCTCCACATCATAAGCCAGACCAGATGCTACCAATCGGTTTCTAATATCCTTATCTGTAATGATGCCTACGGGAAAATCCTGCTGATTCACCACCACAATGGAGCCAACATCCTTTAGCTGCATCTTTTTTGCAGCCTCTCCAACCCGGGTACCTTGTTTGCAACTCAACACTTCGGTAGGGAAGTTCAATTTGCGCTTTTCCATAAACAGGGAAAGGCCATGGTCGGAACTGGCATCCCGGAGTAGCTTTCTGGCTTTTTGGGACTGGGAAAGATCCGTTCTGACCACTACTTGCCCTGCGGCAAATCCCGCCGCAAAGTACAGACTGACTTCGCTGTTTTCCTTAAGCACGGTGTCAAAAACATCTACCGGAACTGCATAGAGCAAACTGTCTTCTGCCACATAGCCATTGAGCACATAAGGGCGTTGCCCCAAAAGGGCCAACACACCAAAGACTTCCCCTTCATCACAATAATCCTTCACCACCATCTTTCCGGAGTCTTCTTCCGTCAGATAAACAGATCCTTCTTTGAGCACAAAAAAATGGGGGCTGGCCGGATTTCCTTTTCTGAAAATATATTCCCCTTTGGTGAAATACATCAGTTCTACCTCCCTGGCGACACTTTCCAGCAATGTATCTGACAGAAAACTGAATGGCGGATACCTATGGAGAAACTCCTTTACCCGATTGACAATGACATTTGACATGGCTATTTGGAAAAGGGACTTGATTCAACGGTGTTAAGCCCTAATAGGGAAGCAATCTACTCAAAAAGAGGCGAAAGGAAAAGAGATGGAACGCAGATGACGCTGATAAGAAGGATGAGGCAGATATTCTTGAGGGACAGTGCTGGCAGGACAACGGGGATAGACGGTGGACAGTGGCCCGTCGACAGTGCACAAGGAAAGATAAACAAAAAAAGCCGCCCCAAAGCGGAGCAGCTTCTATTTATCATTACAAACAAAGCAAACCTATT from Echinicola soli encodes the following:
- a CDS encoding DUF294 nucleotidyltransferase-like domain-containing protein, coding for MSNVIVNRVKEFLHRYPPFSFLSDTLLESVAREVELMYFTKGEYIFRKGNPASPHFFVLKEGSVYLTEEDSGKMVVKDYCDEGEVFGVLALLGQRPYVLNGYVAEDSLLYAVPVDVFDTVLKENSEVSLYFAAGFAAGQVVVRTDLSQSQKARKLLRDASSDHGLSLFMEKRKLNFPTEVLSCKQGTRVGEAAKKMQLKDVGSIVVVNQQDFPVGIITDKDIRNRLVASGLAYDVEVDQIMTRPVLTMHHESDFPGIYLTMIKNRLHHLVLTEDGTDKSKMTGIISDHDVFLSHGNSPAVLIHGLMNTWDVQEMKGIRDRAESLLGYFLENEVAIDFVASILSEINDVIIRRAVFLARKKLDKDYQEESKVPFCFLSLGSEGRQEQLLRTDLDNALVFKDVEEDKLPRTKAYFEALSQDVIQTLIACGFHPCPNEVMANNPKWCQPLAVWKEYFSHWVNLPEEESLMKATIFFDFRAVYGAKSLAEDMTHHIYQVIEERKTFLGFLAKNALLNPPPLGFFKNFIVEKSGEHQDQFDIKLRAMMPLADAARLLILSHKVLGINNTFDRFEKLALLEPKNAALYEEAASAYEIFLRLRALEGIASGTSGRYITPRSLGKLQRQLLKNAFAPIHQIQEVLTIRFQTDYIPK